In the Candidatus Zixiibacteriota bacterium genome, GCGCCGTCGCGAGGCCGGTCTCTTCTTGCGGGAGCCTTCTGAGCATGACGACGATGAAGATGATCGCCGCCACCGAAAACAGCACGAGGAACGGCAGGCGGAAGCTCGCCGCGCTGCCCGCGAAGATCCCGAAGGCCGCCCCGGTGTTGCGGATGTAGGTGAGATGGAAAAGCCCCTCGATCACCGGGATCGAGTGGTGCAGCGGCATCGTCCGGTCGACGATGAGCTTGGTCAACTGATCCGCGAAGACGACGAAGACGACCC is a window encoding:
- the lspA gene encoding signal peptidase II; this translates as MTFKAKLVWGWVVFVVFADQLTKLIVDRTMPLHHSIPVIEGLFHLTYIRNTGAAFGIFAGSAASFRLPFLVLFSVAAIIFIVVMLRRLPQEETGLATALAFILGGAIGNLIDRIAYGEVIDFLDFHWAGYHWPAFNLADSFITVGVAITAYSLVMAKGEDPFARQRAEPPGR